The DNA window AGGCTTCGGGGGGAGCGTCGCGGCGCACCGGCTGACCGAGAAGGGCTATCGGGTCGCGGTGCTCGAGATGGGTCTGCGGTGGACGCCGGAGACCATGCCGAAGACGAGCTGGTCCGTGTTCCGCTGGGTGTGGCGGCCCGAGCTGGCGATGCGGGGGTTCTTCAACCTGCACCTGTTCCGGCACGTGATGATCCTGCACGGCTGCGCGGTGGGCGGCGGGTCGATCACCTACGCGAACACCCTGCTGCTGCCGCCGGCGAAGGTGTGGAGCATGGGCTCCTGGGCGGGGCTCTCCGACTGGGCCGGGGAGATGCCCGCCCACTACGAGGAGGCCAGCCGCATGCTCGGGGTGATCGAGAACCGGATCCTCGGGCCCGCGGACCTTCTGCTGAAGCGAGCCGCCGACGCAGCGGGGGTGGGCGAGACGTTCTACCGGACGCGGGTGGCGGTGTTCCAGGCGCCCGAGGGGGAGGTGGGCGGCAAGACGGTGCCCGACCCGTTTTTCGGTGGAGAAGGCCCGCCGCGCACGACGTGCATCGCCTGCGGGGGATGCATGATGGGGTGTCGGTTCGGAGCGAAGAACACGCTCGATCAGAACTACCTCTACCTGGCCGAGCGGCATGGGGCGGAGGTGAGGCCAGAGACGAAGGTGGTGGACATCCGGCCGCTCGGGGGCGCGGAGGATGGGCGCCTCGGGTACGAGGTGCACACGGTGAAGTCGACGGCCTGGCTGCGGAAGCAGCCCGCGCGGCTGACGTGTCGGGGGGTGGTGGTGGCAGCCTCGTCGCTCGGAACGATGGAGCTGTTCTTCCGGCTGAAGGACCAGGGATCGCTGCCGCGCTTGAGCGATCACCTGGGAGACCAGGTGCGGACGAACTCGGAGTCCCTGATCGGGGTGCGCATTCCCGACAGCGACGAGGATCTCTCGGCTGGGATCGCCATCGGTTCGGGGATCTACATCGACGAGAACACGCACATCGAAGCGACGCGGTACCCGGAAGGGTCGGACGCGATGGCGCTGATGGGCACGCTGCTCACGCGCGGCCGTCCAGGAATCGCGCGGGTGGGGGCGTGGATCGTGACGCTCGTGCTGGCGCTGCTCCGGCACCCGCTGAAGACGCTGCGGCTCCTGTGGCCCGGGAAGTGGGCGCGCGAGTCCGTGATCCTGCTCTGCATGCAGGCGCTGGACGGGCACATCGACATGCGCTGGCGGCGACGGTGGTTCTGGCCCTTCCGGAAGGTGCTGGTCAGCGAGGGGGAGAAGATCCCGACGAACATCCCCGCAGCGAACGACTTCGCCGAGAAGATGGCGCAGGTGTCGGGTGGCACGGCGATGAGCACGGTGTCGGAGGTGCTGTTCGACATCCCGAGCACGGCGCACTGCCTGGGGGGATGCATCATCGGGGACTCGCCGCAGAACGGGGTGGTCGATCATCGGCACCGGGTGTTCGGGTACAGAAATCTGTACGTGTGCGATGGATCGGTGATCGGGTCGAACCTGGGGGTGAACCCGAGCTTGACGATCACGGCGCTGTCGGAGCGGGCGATGAGCTACATCCCGGCGAAGGCGGCGCAGCGCTGGGACGATGAGGCGGTGGTGCGCCCGCTGCCGTCACAGGTCGGTGTGCAGGTGCCCGTGGACCTCATCGAACAGCCCAAAGCGCCGGTGACGAAGGAGGCTGAAGAGGCGGGGTGAGGGGAGGGGCTGCGGCTCCTGGGGTAGGTCGTGGCGGAGGTTGCAGCGCAGCACGCGCCGGGCCTCGACGAAGATGCATCCGTGGGCGAGCGTCGACGCCCCCTGGAAGGGCCGTTCTCGCGGGCGTCGTGGCGCTCAGGGGGTGGCGGGCGCCAGGTTCTCCGCCAGGTTCGTCAGGCGGGCGGTGAGGAAATCGCCGGGGATCTCGCAGGGGGCGGCCTGGCACGGGAATCGCGAAGAGGCTCGGCATGCAAGCCGCTGCGCTCACGTTCTGTCTGGTCGGGCTGGATGCCTTCCCGATCCGGGTCGAGGTCGACTCGGGTCGTGGTCCGGCGTGCTTCCAGATGGTGGGGCTGCCCGAGGCGAGCGTGCGGGAAAGCCGGGTGCGCGTGCGGGCGGCACTCCAGCAGGTGAACGTCGAGCTGAACGAGTACGTGATCACCGTCAACCTCGCGCCTGCCGACGTCCGCAAGAGCGGTGGTGCCTACGATCTGGCCATCGCCGCTGCCACGCTGGCGGCGTTGCGGCGGATCCCGGCCGAGGCGCTCTCGCAGGTGGGGTTTCTGGGGGAGCTGAGCTTGTCGGGTGCGGTGCAGCCGGTGCGTGGTGTCCTGGCCGCGCTGCGGGGTGCGGCGGCGCGCGGGGTGCGTCGGGTCATCGTGCCCCGCGGCAATGCGCGGGAGGCGGCGAGCGTGCGCGGGATCGAGGTGGGGGTGGTGAGCCACCTGAAGGAGCTGCTGCCTCATCTCGGGGCGGGCAAGCCGCTCGATGGACCGGGAGAGGCGCCTTCCCTGACCTGCGATCCGTTCGATGCGGCGGTGGATCTCGCCGACGTACGGGGGCAGCACGCGGCCCGGCGCGCGCTGGAGGTGGCGGCTGCCGGGGGGCACAACCTGCTCCTGGTCGGTCCGCCCGGCTCGGGGAAGACGCTGCTCTCGCGGAGGCTTCCGACCGTGCTGCCGCCGCTGACCTTCGAGGAGGCGCTGGAGGTGACGGCGATCCACTCGGTCGCGGGGCTCTTGCCCGCGGACAAGGGATTCATTGCCTCGAGGCCATTCCGCGCGCCGCACCACACGGTGAGCGTGGCCGGGCTGGTGGGTGGGGGGGACCCGGTGAGGCCCGGCGAGGTGTCGCTGGCCCACCATGGCTGTCTGTTCCTGGACGAGCTGCTGGAGTTCCGCCGGGGAGCGACAGAGGCGTTGCGGCAGCCGCTCGAAGAGGGAGAGGTGACGTTGTGCCGGGCGCGGGCGCGGGTGACATTTCCGGCGCGTCCGCTGCTTCTGGCGGCGACGAATCCATGTCCTTGCGGGTTCGCTGGAGACCGGCTCCGGCGCTGTTCGTGCAGCGTGGAGCGGGTGCGCGCCTACCGGGCGAAGCTGAGCGGGCCGCTGCTCGATCGCATGGACCTGCACGTGGCCATGCCTCCCGTGGAGGTGAGCCAGATCTGCGCCGATACGCGCGGTGAGTCGTCGGCGGTGGTGCGAGCACGGGTCATGGCGGCGCGGGCGGTGCAGCGGGCGAGGTTCGAGGGGGGAGAGGCGTCCGCTTTGGTGAACACCGCGCTGGGGCCGCGGGATCTGGCGCGGGTGGCGGCTCCTGACG is part of the Chondromyces crocatus genome and encodes:
- a CDS encoding GMC oxidoreductase yields the protein MDEQRTAFDFDYIVVGSGFGGSVAAHRLTEKGYRVAVLEMGLRWTPETMPKTSWSVFRWVWRPELAMRGFFNLHLFRHVMILHGCAVGGGSITYANTLLLPPAKVWSMGSWAGLSDWAGEMPAHYEEASRMLGVIENRILGPADLLLKRAADAAGVGETFYRTRVAVFQAPEGEVGGKTVPDPFFGGEGPPRTTCIACGGCMMGCRFGAKNTLDQNYLYLAERHGAEVRPETKVVDIRPLGGAEDGRLGYEVHTVKSTAWLRKQPARLTCRGVVVAASSLGTMELFFRLKDQGSLPRLSDHLGDQVRTNSESLIGVRIPDSDEDLSAGIAIGSGIYIDENTHIEATRYPEGSDAMALMGTLLTRGRPGIARVGAWIVTLVLALLRHPLKTLRLLWPGKWARESVILLCMQALDGHIDMRWRRRWFWPFRKVLVSEGEKIPTNIPAANDFAEKMAQVSGGTAMSTVSEVLFDIPSTAHCLGGCIIGDSPQNGVVDHRHRVFGYRNLYVCDGSVIGSNLGVNPSLTITALSERAMSYIPAKAAQRWDDEAVVRPLPSQVGVQVPVDLIEQPKAPVTKEAEEAG
- a CDS encoding YifB family Mg chelatase-like AAA ATPase, which translates into the protein MQAAALTFCLVGLDAFPIRVEVDSGRGPACFQMVGLPEASVRESRVRVRAALQQVNVELNEYVITVNLAPADVRKSGGAYDLAIAAATLAALRRIPAEALSQVGFLGELSLSGAVQPVRGVLAALRGAAARGVRRVIVPRGNAREAASVRGIEVGVVSHLKELLPHLGAGKPLDGPGEAPSLTCDPFDAAVDLADVRGQHAARRALEVAAAGGHNLLLVGPPGSGKTLLSRRLPTVLPPLTFEEALEVTAIHSVAGLLPADKGFIASRPFRAPHHTVSVAGLVGGGDPVRPGEVSLAHHGCLFLDELLEFRRGATEALRQPLEEGEVTLCRARARVTFPARPLLLAATNPCPCGFAGDRLRRCSCSVERVRAYRAKLSGPLLDRMDLHVAMPPVEVSQICADTRGESSAVVRARVMAARAVQRARFEGGEASALVNTALGPRDLARVAAPDAEGERLLRVAVERLGLSARAYGKVLRVARTLADLAGSDAVRSAQVAEAIGMRLLDREASVATAVGAEA